Proteins co-encoded in one Acidovorax sp. 69 genomic window:
- the dnaG gene encoding DNA primase encodes MTIPQSFIQELLARVDVVDIVGRYVQLKKGGANFMGLCPFHGEKSPSFSVSPAKQFYHCFGCGKNGNAISFLMEHAGMGFVEAVQDLAQGVGLQVPDDDISPQEKERAAAARQKQATLSDVLEKAADAYRRQLRESQRAIGYFKGRGVSGSVAKRYGLGYAPEGWRSLASVFPQYDDPLLEESGLVIVGEDGQDKRYDRFRDRVMFPIRNVKGECIGFGGRVLGDDKPKYLNSPETPVFHKGRELYGLFEARTAIREAGYALVTEGYMDVVALAQLGFPNAVATLGTACTPEHVQKLLRFTDSVVFSFDGDNAGRRAARKALDGALPHATDTRSIKFLFLPAEHDPDSFIRAHGTDAFARHVGDAVPLSRFLIEAASDGCDLGTAEGRAHMASNARPLWTSLPDGVLKRQLLGELAELTQLNARDLSDLWSQGTAREGVRPPHTGNPQRQNPRPPHQDDAPAWDSPPDGDHWSSAPHEPAGHANSYESFSSYGGQGKPPFRKGSDWKSGNGWKKRDKDAPWPPQPRLPRTPTASRADHAARLLLSHMAFLEELTHDDHTTLCAQPSPHGPLFTWLEALFHEQGPLAWAVLRESLRDHECETLAVKVMTGSHAQTEGDLQELRLELRDLLNRMQVEDIKEQQKLLVLQVAQDPSALERYRALEQKRNALQNAVTKEA; translated from the coding sequence GTGACGATCCCTCAGTCTTTCATTCAGGAACTGCTCGCCCGTGTTGACGTGGTCGACATCGTGGGCCGCTACGTTCAACTGAAGAAGGGCGGAGCCAATTTCATGGGACTGTGCCCTTTTCATGGGGAAAAGTCGCCCTCTTTCAGCGTCAGTCCCGCCAAACAGTTCTATCACTGCTTTGGCTGCGGCAAAAACGGCAATGCCATCAGTTTTCTGATGGAGCACGCTGGCATGGGCTTTGTCGAGGCCGTGCAGGACCTGGCCCAGGGCGTGGGCCTGCAGGTGCCCGACGACGACATCTCCCCCCAAGAGAAGGAACGCGCCGCCGCTGCGCGCCAGAAACAGGCCACCCTGAGCGATGTGCTGGAAAAAGCGGCAGACGCCTACCGCCGCCAGCTGCGCGAATCGCAGCGTGCCATCGGGTATTTCAAGGGCCGGGGCGTGTCCGGCTCGGTGGCCAAGCGCTACGGTCTGGGCTACGCGCCTGAGGGCTGGCGCAGCCTGGCCAGCGTTTTCCCCCAGTACGACGACCCGCTGCTGGAAGAGAGCGGCCTGGTCATCGTGGGCGAGGACGGGCAGGACAAGCGTTACGACCGCTTCCGCGACCGGGTGATGTTCCCCATCCGCAACGTCAAGGGTGAGTGCATCGGTTTTGGCGGAAGGGTACTGGGGGACGACAAGCCCAAGTACCTTAACTCGCCCGAAACCCCGGTGTTCCACAAGGGGCGCGAGCTGTATGGCCTGTTTGAGGCCCGCACTGCCATCCGCGAAGCGGGCTACGCACTGGTCACCGAAGGCTACATGGATGTAGTGGCCCTGGCACAGCTGGGCTTTCCGAACGCGGTGGCCACGCTGGGCACTGCCTGTACGCCCGAGCATGTGCAAAAACTGCTGCGTTTTACCGACTCGGTAGTGTTCAGCTTTGATGGCGACAACGCTGGGCGGCGCGCTGCCCGCAAGGCACTCGATGGCGCCCTGCCCCACGCCACCGACACGCGCAGCATCAAATTTTTGTTCCTGCCCGCCGAGCACGACCCGGACAGTTTCATCCGCGCCCATGGCACAGACGCCTTCGCCCGGCATGTGGGCGATGCCGTGCCCCTGAGCCGGTTTCTCATCGAGGCGGCCAGCGATGGCTGCGACCTGGGCACGGCCGAAGGCCGCGCCCACATGGCCAGCAATGCGCGCCCCCTGTGGACGTCCCTGCCCGACGGCGTGCTCAAACGCCAATTGCTGGGTGAACTGGCAGAGCTGACCCAACTCAACGCCCGGGATCTGTCAGACCTGTGGAGCCAGGGTACGGCCCGAGAGGGCGTGCGCCCCCCCCATACGGGCAACCCGCAACGCCAGAATCCCCGCCCTCCCCACCAAGACGATGCCCCTGCGTGGGACAGCCCGCCAGATGGGGACCACTGGTCCAGCGCCCCCCACGAGCCAGCGGGCCATGCCAATAGCTATGAGAGCTTCAGCAGTTATGGCGGGCAGGGCAAGCCACCGTTTCGCAAGGGGAGCGACTGGAAAAGCGGCAATGGCTGGAAAAAAAGAGACAAGGATGCCCCATGGCCTCCGCAGCCCCGTCTGCCGCGGACTCCCACGGCCAGCCGCGCAGACCACGCCGCACGGTTGCTTCTGTCGCACATGGCGTTCCTGGAAGAACTGACCCACGACGACCACACCACCCTGTGTGCCCAACCCTCGCCGCATGGCCCGCTGTTCACCTGGCTGGAGGCCCTTTTCCACGAACAGGGCCCGCTGGCCTGGGCGGTACTGCGCGAGAGCCTGCGTGACCACGAATGCGAGACCCTGGCCGTCAAGGTGATGACCGGCTCCCACGCCCAGACAGAGGGCGACTTGCAGGAACTTCGGCTGGAGTTGCGCGATCTGCTCAACCGCATGCAGGTCGAAGACATCAAGGAACAGCAAAAACTGCTGGTTCTGCAAGTGGCACAAGATCCCTCGGCCCTGGAGCGCTACCGCGCGCTGGAACAAAAGCGCAACGCACTACAGAACGCGGTCACCAAAGAGGCTTGA
- a CDS encoding PotD/PotF family extracellular solute-binding protein, protein MVFMAWRQAVGTFTRQMPRRVVAALLVVASGMVLLAGPVQAGTVLRVLSWPGYADPDFVAVFEKRFGVKVEITTVASDDVLRAKLASPEGPGFDLVAANTAEIARLVAQNMLTPLPISNISNTARQLPRFRQLHAIAGITSRGDVYAMPFTYSEMGLIYDRKQFSSPPDSIAVLWDPRWQGRVLAFDGSSHGFSLAAMYRGLAPFRIDAGRFRPLAKDLVALRRNVRSFYSLPEESVELFRKHKVAVMHANYGQQQLKQLRDAGLDVGYVVPKEGALAWLDCWAITRRSTQVALAAEWINYMLEPTVSREFTRRQGLANTLDEPPALSGDVPMGPIVWLEPVEDEALRAQLWQRILSGDRPARF, encoded by the coding sequence ATGGTGTTCATGGCGTGGCGGCAGGCGGTGGGCACGTTCACGCGGCAGATGCCGCGCCGTGTTGTGGCTGCGCTGTTGGTGGTCGCCTCTGGCATGGTGCTGCTTGCGGGGCCTGTGCAGGCAGGCACCGTTCTTCGTGTGCTGTCATGGCCCGGTTACGCTGACCCTGATTTTGTGGCGGTGTTCGAGAAGCGCTTTGGGGTCAAGGTCGAGATCACCACAGTCGCGTCTGACGATGTTCTGCGCGCCAAGCTGGCCAGCCCGGAAGGCCCTGGTTTTGACCTGGTGGCCGCGAATACCGCCGAAATTGCCCGGCTGGTGGCACAGAATATGTTGACTCCGTTGCCCATTAGCAACATTTCAAACACTGCGCGCCAGTTGCCGCGGTTTCGCCAGTTGCACGCCATTGCGGGCATCACCTCGCGCGGCGACGTGTATGCCATGCCCTTCACCTACTCGGAGATGGGGCTGATCTACGACCGCAAACAGTTCAGTTCCCCGCCCGATTCGATTGCCGTCCTGTGGGACCCCCGCTGGCAGGGCCGGGTGCTGGCGTTTGATGGCAGTAGCCACGGGTTTTCGCTGGCTGCCATGTACCGGGGCCTGGCGCCGTTCCGCATCGATGCGGGCCGTTTTCGCCCGCTGGCCAAAGACCTTGTGGCCTTGCGCCGCAACGTCCGCTCTTTCTACAGCCTGCCTGAGGAGTCGGTCGAGCTGTTTCGCAAGCACAAGGTGGCGGTGATGCATGCCAACTATGGCCAGCAGCAGCTCAAGCAGTTGCGCGATGCCGGACTGGATGTGGGCTATGTGGTGCCCAAGGAGGGTGCGCTGGCCTGGCTCGATTGCTGGGCCATCACCCGCCGGTCCACCCAGGTGGCCCTGGCGGCGGAGTGGATCAACTACATGCTCGAACCCACCGTCAGCCGTGAGTTCACCCGGCGCCAGGGCTTGGCCAACACCTTGGACGAGCCGCCTGCGCTTTCGGGCGATGTGCCGATGGGCCCGATCGTCTGGCTGGAGCCGGTGGAAGACGAAGCCCTGCGCGCGCAACTGTGGCAGCGCATTTTGTCGGGCGACCGACCTGCGCGGTTCTGA
- a CDS encoding GGDEF domain-containing protein produces MKHMKWGIALRLGALLASFSVFAAILAGYYTFDSSRERLQGRAERSLMATTQVLARHMQAGFGTVARDTAFLANVAAVEQDRGRLADVFKASLAAHPSYLQIRFIGAKDYGLELVRIDRKGTAPVRVADEALQEKAHFPFVFEALELPAGQVYVSEFGINHEDSSEDDALPVFNMASPVVQGGRVLGVVVVRVAAEPFLRNFNAALPAPYGFFLSNRWGDFLVHPDAAQTFGFDRGQRILIQEAFTPVAALIEGRAEEAVLSQPGTDDEEARVFSFVRMPFGSEGEGRFMVVGLSQPLAAVQGEVVDLGRSILKILLVLSLVGVVLAAWVSRVVTQPLQAMAAATQAFSQGRTHSDLPVERKDEVGDLARSFREMERQIGRHISDLNTSRDAMAHLAHHDALTGLPNRRMFEQRLAQVLEVSRHSGRDCALLFVDLDDFKAINDSQGHAVGDLVLQAVARTIVGAVRQIDTVARLAGDEFTVLCENVDSEEAALQIAAKLEQAFVPPLDIDGQPFPVRASIGLSLFPRDAQDAHMLLASADAAMYRVKQARRRRV; encoded by the coding sequence ATGAAACACATGAAATGGGGCATTGCACTGCGGCTGGGGGCCTTGCTGGCTTCGTTCAGTGTTTTTGCGGCCATTCTCGCGGGTTACTACACCTTTGATTCGAGCCGGGAGCGTCTTCAGGGGCGGGCGGAGCGGTCACTCATGGCCACCACCCAGGTGCTGGCGCGCCACATGCAGGCGGGCTTTGGCACGGTGGCGCGTGATACCGCCTTCCTGGCCAACGTGGCGGCCGTGGAGCAGGACCGAGGCCGTCTGGCCGATGTGTTCAAGGCCAGCTTGGCGGCCCACCCTAGCTACCTGCAAATCCGGTTCATTGGCGCCAAGGACTACGGGCTGGAGCTGGTGCGCATCGACCGCAAGGGCACGGCACCGGTTCGCGTGGCCGATGAGGCGCTGCAGGAAAAGGCGCACTTCCCCTTTGTTTTTGAAGCCCTCGAACTGCCCGCAGGCCAGGTGTATGTGTCCGAGTTCGGTATCAACCACGAAGACTCGTCCGAGGACGACGCCTTGCCGGTGTTCAACATGGCATCCCCCGTGGTACAGGGCGGACGTGTGCTGGGGGTGGTCGTGGTGCGGGTGGCGGCAGAGCCGTTTTTGAGAAATTTCAACGCTGCTTTGCCAGCGCCCTATGGTTTTTTCCTCAGCAACCGGTGGGGCGACTTTCTGGTGCACCCCGATGCGGCTCAGACCTTTGGTTTTGACAGGGGGCAGCGCATACTTATTCAGGAGGCCTTCACCCCCGTGGCGGCCTTGATTGAGGGGCGTGCTGAAGAAGCCGTGCTCAGCCAGCCGGGCACCGATGATGAAGAGGCGCGCGTTTTCTCCTTCGTGCGCATGCCTTTTGGCAGCGAGGGCGAGGGGCGCTTCATGGTGGTGGGCCTCTCGCAGCCCCTGGCCGCCGTGCAGGGCGAGGTGGTGGATTTGGGGCGCAGCATCCTCAAGATTCTGTTGGTGCTTAGCTTGGTGGGTGTGGTTTTGGCCGCTTGGGTCTCGCGTGTTGTCACGCAACCGCTGCAGGCCATGGCAGCGGCCACGCAGGCGTTTTCGCAAGGACGCACGCACAGTGATCTGCCGGTGGAGCGCAAGGATGAAGTCGGTGACCTGGCACGCAGCTTCCGTGAGATGGAGCGGCAGATTGGGCGTCACATCTCCGATCTGAACACCAGCCGCGATGCCATGGCCCATCTGGCGCATCACGATGCGCTGACTGGCTTGCCCAACCGCCGCATGTTTGAGCAGCGCCTCGCGCAGGTGCTGGAGGTATCGCGCCACAGCGGCCGCGACTGTGCCCTGCTGTTTGTGGATCTGGACGACTTCAAGGCCATCAACGATTCGCAGGGGCATGCAGTGGGCGATCTGGTGCTGCAGGCTGTGGCCCGCACCATTGTGGGCGCCGTGCGCCAGATCGATACCGTAGCCCGGCTGGCGGGGGATGAGTTCACCGTGCTGTGTGAGAACGTGGATTCCGAGGAGGCCGCCCTGCAGATCGCTGCCAAGCTGGAGCAGGCCTTTGTGCCACCGCTGGACATCGATGGCCAGCCGTTTCCGGTGCGCGCCAGCATTGGTTTGAGCCTGTTCCCGCGCGATGCCCAGGATGCACACATGTTGCTGGCCAGCGCAGACGCTGCCATGTACCGTGTCAAGCAGGCCCGCCGCAGAAGGGTTTGA